The Triticum aestivum cultivar Chinese Spring chromosome 7B, IWGSC CS RefSeq v2.1, whole genome shotgun sequence genome window below encodes:
- the LOC123155652 gene encoding dihydrolipoyllysine-residue acetyltransferase component 1 of pyruvate dehydrogenase complex, mitochondrial isoform X1, whose amino-acid sequence MLLRTRRCLPAALSRAAVHPRVSPALPSPGAPRQHGPVAVANQGSALEPRSGPIDSVRSSTMSRANPATLFPASTGGHYRVGMQARWFSSAGLPPHMVIGMPALSPTMNQGNITKWRKQEGDKIEVGDVICEIETDKATLEFETLEEGYLAKILVPEGSKDVQVGQPIYVTVEESDDIEKIPADTSFGGDHKEDESSGSAAQTVEVDAAEQSPVMSRISPAAKMLIKEHGLNASLLKASGPRGTLLKGDVLAALKSGTALSSAKEKTAPAAPSPQPARDSQVQSQTTSPKGDTFEDITNTQIRKVIAKRLLESKQTTPHLYLSKDVILDPLLAFRNELKEQHGVKVSLNDIVIKAVALALRNVPEANAYWDNSKEEAQKCDSVDISIAVATEKGLMTPIIRNADQKTISAISSEVKQLAEKARAGKLAPNEFQGGTFSISNLGMYPVDHFCAIINPPQAGILAVGRGNKVVEPVMDNGEKTAVVTKMMLTLSADHRIFDGQVGGKFFTELALNFSDIRRLLL is encoded by the exons ATGCTCCTCCGGACGCGCCGCTGCCTCCCTGCCGCTCTTTCCCGCGCAGCCGTCCACCCACGCGTCTCCCCTGCGCTGCCCTCCCCTGGAGCCCCGCGACAACATGGCCCCGTGGCCGTGGCGAACCAGGGAAGCGCACTCGAGCCCCGATCTGGACCGATCGATTCGGTTCGGAGCTCCACGATGTCCCGAGCGAATCCGGCAACGCTGTTCCCAGCATCCACTGGGGGACATTACAGG GTTGGTATGCAGGCCCGATGGTTCTCGTCGGCAG GGCTTCCGCCACACATGGTGATTGGGATGCCAGCGCTGTCCCCTACAATG AATCAAGGTAACATCACAAAATGGAGAAAACAGGAAGGCGATAAG ATAGAGGTTGGTGATGTGATCTGTGAGATAGAAACTGACAAAGCCACGCTTGAATTTGAAACTCTTGAAGAGGG GTATCTGGCCAAGATTTTAGTACCTGAAGGTTCAAAGGATGTTCAGGTTGGACAACCCATTTATGTCACG GTTGAAGAATCCGATGATATTGAAAAGATACCTGCTGATACCTCCTTTGGAGGTGACCATAAGGAGGATGAGTCAAGTGGAAGTGCAGCACAAACTGTCGAAGTTGATGCAGCTGAACAAAGCCCAGTAATGAGCCGCATCAGCCCTGCAGCTAAGATGCTGATCAAAGAACATGGTCTCAATGCCTCTTTACTGAAGGCATCAGGTCCCCGTGGCACCCTTCTGAAAGGTGATGTTTTGGCTGCGTTGAAGTCAGGCACTGCTTTAAGTTCAGCCAAAGAAAAGACAGCTCCAGCTGCACCTTCACCCCAACCAGCTCGTGATTCCCAAGTTCAGTCTCAGACAACTTCACCAAAGGGCGACACATTTGAAGATATAACCAATACTCAGATACGCAAG GTGATTGCAAAAAGGTTGCTGGAATCCAAACAGACTACTCCACATTTGTACCTATCCAAAG ATGTTATACTGGATCCCTTACTCGCATTCAGGAATGAACTCAAAG AGCAACACGGTGTTAAAGTTTCATTAAATGATATTGTCATAAAAGCTGTGGCACTTGCCTTAAGGAACGTCCCTGAAGCAAATG CTTACTGGGACAATTCGAAGGAAGAAGCCCAGAAGTGTGATTCAGTGGATATATCTATTGCTGTTGCTACAGAGAAG GGCCTGATGACTCCTATAATAAGAAACGCGGATCAAAAGACTATATCAGCAATATCTTCAGAG GTCAAACAGCTAGCCGAAAAGGCACGTGCTGGGAAGCTTGCTCCTAATGAGTTCCAGGGGGGTACTTTCAG TATCTCAAATCTAGGAATGTATCCGGTGGACCACTTCTGTGCTATCATTAATCCTCCGCAG GCTGGCATTCTCGCTGTTGGTCGGGGTAACAAGGTTGTGGAGCCTGTGATGGACAATGGCG AGAAGACTGCTGTAGTAACAAAAATGATGCTGACACTGTCTGCTGATCATCGTATATTTGATGGGCAAGTAGGAG GCAAGTTTTTCACGGAGCTGGCATTGAACTTCAGTGACATCAGGAGGCTGCTTTTGTAA
- the LOC123155652 gene encoding dihydrolipoyllysine-residue acetyltransferase component 1 of pyruvate dehydrogenase complex, mitochondrial isoform X2, which translates to MLLRTRRCLPAALSRAAVHPRVSPALPSPGAPRQHGPVAVANQGSALEPRSGPIDSVRSSTMSRANPATLFPASTGGHYRVGMQARWFSSAGLPPHMVIGMPALSPTMNQGNITKWRKQEGDKIEVGDVICEIETDKATLEFETLEEGYLAKILVPEGSKDVQVGQPIYVTVEESDDIEKIPADTSFGGDHKEDESSGSAAQTVEVDAAEQSPVMSRISPAAKMLIKEHGLNASLLKASGPRGTLLKGDVLAALKSGTALSSAKEKTAPAAPSPQPARDSQVQSQTTSPKGDTFEDITNTQIRKVIAKRLLESKQTTPHLYLSKDVILDPLLAFRNELKEQHGVKVSLNDIVIKAVALALRNVPEANAYWDNSKEEAQKCDSVDISIAVATEKGLMTPIIRNADQKTISAISSEVKQLAEKARAGKLAPNEFQGGTFSISNLGMYPVDHFCAIINPPQAGILAVGRGNKVVEPVMDNGGTEKTAVVTKMMLTLSADHRIFDGQVGGKFFTELALNFSDIRRLLL; encoded by the exons ATGCTCCTCCGGACGCGCCGCTGCCTCCCTGCCGCTCTTTCCCGCGCAGCCGTCCACCCACGCGTCTCCCCTGCGCTGCCCTCCCCTGGAGCCCCGCGACAACATGGCCCCGTGGCCGTGGCGAACCAGGGAAGCGCACTCGAGCCCCGATCTGGACCGATCGATTCGGTTCGGAGCTCCACGATGTCCCGAGCGAATCCGGCAACGCTGTTCCCAGCATCCACTGGGGGACATTACAGG GTTGGTATGCAGGCCCGATGGTTCTCGTCGGCAG GGCTTCCGCCACACATGGTGATTGGGATGCCAGCGCTGTCCCCTACAATG AATCAAGGTAACATCACAAAATGGAGAAAACAGGAAGGCGATAAG ATAGAGGTTGGTGATGTGATCTGTGAGATAGAAACTGACAAAGCCACGCTTGAATTTGAAACTCTTGAAGAGGG GTATCTGGCCAAGATTTTAGTACCTGAAGGTTCAAAGGATGTTCAGGTTGGACAACCCATTTATGTCACG GTTGAAGAATCCGATGATATTGAAAAGATACCTGCTGATACCTCCTTTGGAGGTGACCATAAGGAGGATGAGTCAAGTGGAAGTGCAGCACAAACTGTCGAAGTTGATGCAGCTGAACAAAGCCCAGTAATGAGCCGCATCAGCCCTGCAGCTAAGATGCTGATCAAAGAACATGGTCTCAATGCCTCTTTACTGAAGGCATCAGGTCCCCGTGGCACCCTTCTGAAAGGTGATGTTTTGGCTGCGTTGAAGTCAGGCACTGCTTTAAGTTCAGCCAAAGAAAAGACAGCTCCAGCTGCACCTTCACCCCAACCAGCTCGTGATTCCCAAGTTCAGTCTCAGACAACTTCACCAAAGGGCGACACATTTGAAGATATAACCAATACTCAGATACGCAAG GTGATTGCAAAAAGGTTGCTGGAATCCAAACAGACTACTCCACATTTGTACCTATCCAAAG ATGTTATACTGGATCCCTTACTCGCATTCAGGAATGAACTCAAAG AGCAACACGGTGTTAAAGTTTCATTAAATGATATTGTCATAAAAGCTGTGGCACTTGCCTTAAGGAACGTCCCTGAAGCAAATG CTTACTGGGACAATTCGAAGGAAGAAGCCCAGAAGTGTGATTCAGTGGATATATCTATTGCTGTTGCTACAGAGAAG GGCCTGATGACTCCTATAATAAGAAACGCGGATCAAAAGACTATATCAGCAATATCTTCAGAG GTCAAACAGCTAGCCGAAAAGGCACGTGCTGGGAAGCTTGCTCCTAATGAGTTCCAGGGGGGTACTTTCAG TATCTCAAATCTAGGAATGTATCCGGTGGACCACTTCTGTGCTATCATTAATCCTCCGCAG GCTGGCATTCTCGCTGTTGGTCGGGGTAACAAGGTTGTGGAGCCTGTGATGGACAATGGCG GAACAGAGAAGACTGCTGTAGTAACAAAAATGATGCTGACACTGTCTGCTGATCATCGTATATTTGATGGGCAAGTAGGAG GCAAGTTTTTCACGGAGCTGGCATTGAACTTCAGTGACATCAGGAGGCTGCTTTTGTAA